The proteins below are encoded in one region of Pseudomonas putida NBRC 14164:
- a CDS encoding DUF1543 domain-containing protein has translation MLYVVMLGGRHPGAKIEVHDVVFAQADTFEQAYPQLRQAWFGSAKGLHIDSWLEVHGVDGQRIELRPDAPARSALHLYFINLGGYERDVFGEAHRYLLVAAHNKTEAKALGKQRMQAHWLKPHTDALLDVDDCLAIDQVGGQFVHLVEGAHEPVVMRSDYILI, from the coding sequence ATGCTTTACGTCGTCATGCTCGGAGGCCGCCACCCCGGCGCCAAGATCGAAGTCCACGACGTGGTATTCGCCCAGGCCGACACCTTCGAACAGGCTTACCCGCAGCTGCGCCAGGCCTGGTTCGGTAGCGCGAAAGGCTTGCACATCGATTCGTGGCTGGAAGTGCACGGCGTGGACGGCCAACGGATCGAACTGCGCCCGGACGCCCCCGCCCGCAGCGCACTGCACCTGTACTTCATCAACCTCGGCGGTTACGAGCGCGATGTGTTCGGCGAGGCGCACCGCTACCTGCTGGTTGCCGCCCACAACAAGACCGAAGCCAAGGCCCTGGGCAAGCAGCGCATGCAGGCACACTGGCTGAAGCCGCACACCGACGCCTTGCTCGATGTCGACGACTGCCTGGCAATCGACCAGGTGGGCGGGCAGTTCGTGCACCTGGTCGAAGGGGCGCATGAGCCGGTGGTGATGCGCAGCGACTACATCCTGATCTGA
- a CDS encoding LysR family transcriptional regulator, whose protein sequence is MDFSGRSGEMEIFARVAQEGSLSAAARALNLTPSAVSRIIARTEQRLGTRLLLRTTRAITLTPEGEAYLRGARRVLADMLEVEEAITDQGVPRGRLRVSAALGHARLTVVPLLAAFSARYPQVLVDLTLSDEVADILGGQADVALRFGHLPDSSLSARAIGETGQVVVASPEYLQRCGTPLEPEDLARHNCLRFNFRRAAPDWPFRRDGQVFSLKVTGNIECSSGEALAQLARIGAGVARIGTFTVVDDLASGRLVPLLEAYNPEDREPIHAVFVGGQAMPARVRVFVDFLVEHLSGGLRNPL, encoded by the coding sequence ATGGACTTCAGTGGAAGATCCGGCGAGATGGAGATATTTGCCAGGGTGGCGCAAGAAGGCAGCCTGTCGGCCGCCGCGCGGGCACTGAACCTGACGCCTTCTGCGGTCAGCCGCATCATCGCCCGCACCGAACAGCGCCTGGGCACCCGCCTGCTGCTGCGCACCACCCGCGCGATCACCCTCACCCCCGAGGGTGAGGCGTACCTGCGCGGTGCACGGCGGGTGCTGGCCGACATGCTCGAAGTGGAAGAAGCCATCACCGACCAGGGCGTGCCGCGCGGGCGCTTGCGGGTAAGCGCTGCGCTGGGCCATGCCCGGCTGACCGTGGTACCGCTGCTGGCGGCCTTCAGCGCACGTTACCCGCAAGTGCTGGTTGACCTTACCCTCAGTGACGAAGTGGCCGACATTCTCGGCGGCCAGGCCGACGTGGCATTGCGTTTCGGGCACCTGCCGGACAGTTCATTGAGCGCCCGCGCCATTGGTGAAACCGGCCAGGTGGTGGTTGCCTCGCCCGAGTACCTGCAACGCTGCGGCACCCCGCTTGAGCCTGAAGACCTGGCCCGGCATAACTGCCTGCGCTTCAACTTCCGCCGTGCCGCGCCCGACTGGCCGTTTCGCCGCGACGGGCAGGTATTCTCGTTGAAGGTGACGGGCAATATCGAATGCAGCAGCGGCGAAGCCTTGGCGCAACTGGCCAGGATCGGTGCCGGCGTGGCACGCATCGGTACCTTCACGGTGGTCGACGACCTGGCCAGCGGGCGGCTGGTGCCATTGCTGGAGGCGTACAACCCTGAGGACCGCGAGCCGATCCATGCGGTGTTCGTCGGTGGCCAGGCGATGCCGGCGCGGGTGCGGGTGTTTGTGGATTTTCTGGTAGAGCACCTGTCTGGCGGCCTGCGCAATCCCTTGTAA
- a CDS encoding MFS transporter, with product MRINPPLVALAIGAFGIGVTEFAPMGMLPSIATDLGVSIPAAGLLVSAYAIGVLIGAPLMTLATVKIPRRYLLIGLMAIFTLGNLMSALASDYTSLLVARVVTSLNHGAFFGIGSIVAASVVPPEKRAGAVAAMFMGLTLATIGGVPLATWFGEMLGWRTAFWGIAGLGLVAMTTLWYALPNVPSPKGDGAMAEIRVLGRGPVLAALLLTVVGSSAMFTVFTYIAPILQSEAAASTTFVTAMLVLFGVGLTLGNVWGGKAADRSIDRTLIVSLALLIGVLLVFPLVLDWPLPTALAILVWGAASFALVPPLQMRVMEAAKDAPNLASAVNIGAFNLGNAIGAALGGAVINAGLGYPAISLAGAAMAALGLVMVLLFAWRGRVVAAAGQVVV from the coding sequence ATGCGTATCAATCCGCCTCTCGTCGCACTTGCCATCGGTGCCTTTGGCATCGGTGTCACCGAGTTCGCCCCCATGGGCATGTTGCCCAGTATCGCCACTGACCTTGGCGTCTCCATCCCCGCTGCCGGGCTGCTGGTCAGTGCCTATGCCATTGGCGTGCTCATCGGCGCACCGCTGATGACTCTGGCCACGGTGAAGATCCCGCGGCGTTATTTGCTGATCGGGCTGATGGCCATTTTCACACTGGGTAACCTGATGTCGGCCCTGGCCAGCGATTACACCAGCCTGCTGGTGGCCCGTGTGGTCACCTCGCTCAACCACGGTGCCTTCTTTGGCATCGGCTCGATTGTCGCGGCCAGCGTGGTACCGCCCGAGAAGCGCGCCGGGGCGGTGGCGGCAATGTTCATGGGCTTGACCCTGGCCACCATCGGCGGCGTGCCGCTGGCGACCTGGTTTGGTGAAATGCTGGGTTGGCGCACGGCATTCTGGGGTATTGCCGGGCTTGGCCTGGTGGCGATGACCACGCTCTGGTACGCGCTGCCCAATGTGCCGTCGCCCAAAGGTGACGGGGCCATGGCCGAAATCCGGGTGCTGGGCCGCGGCCCCGTACTGGCGGCGTTGCTGCTGACGGTGGTGGGTTCCAGTGCGATGTTCACGGTGTTCACCTACATTGCGCCGATCCTGCAGAGCGAGGCGGCGGCGTCCACCACCTTCGTGACAGCCATGCTGGTGTTGTTCGGTGTGGGCCTGACCTTGGGCAACGTGTGGGGCGGCAAGGCGGCAGACCGCTCGATCGACCGCACGCTGATCGTGTCGTTGGCGTTGTTGATTGGCGTGCTGCTGGTGTTCCCGCTGGTGCTGGACTGGCCGCTGCCGACGGCCTTGGCGATCCTGGTGTGGGGCGCGGCCAGCTTTGCACTGGTGCCGCCACTGCAGATGCGGGTGATGGAGGCAGCCAAGGATGCGCCCAACCTGGCATCGGCGGTGAACATTGGTGCATTCAACCTGGGCAATGCGATTGGCGCGGCGCTGGGTGGCGCAGTGATCAACGCAGGTTTGGGCTACCCGGCGATTTCCCTGGCGGGCGCGGCGATGGCGGCGCTGGGGTTGGTGATGGTGTTGCTGTTTGCCTGGCGTGGGCGGGTGGTGGCAGCGGCGGGGCAGGTTGTGGTGTAA
- a CDS encoding glutathione S-transferase family protein: MLRILGRASSINVRKVLWACAEFEVAFEREDWGSGFQATDSAEFLALNPNAMIPVIQDGDFTLWESNSIIRYLANRYGATAFYPDDAQARARIDQWIDWQASDLNRSWSYAFMSLVRHSPSHQDPQALAAGCAEWSRYMHILDRQLASTGAYVAGSQFTLADIPIGLSVNRWFETPFEHPHLPAVRDYYERLSERPAYHLHGRNGTP; this comes from the coding sequence ATGCTACGGATACTGGGCAGAGCTTCTTCCATCAATGTGCGAAAAGTCCTGTGGGCCTGCGCCGAGTTCGAGGTCGCATTCGAGCGCGAAGACTGGGGCTCTGGCTTCCAGGCCACTGACAGCGCGGAGTTCCTGGCATTGAACCCCAACGCCATGATCCCGGTGATCCAGGATGGCGACTTCACCTTGTGGGAGTCCAACAGCATCATCCGCTACCTGGCCAACCGCTACGGTGCCACCGCGTTCTACCCCGACGATGCCCAGGCGCGGGCCAGGATCGACCAGTGGATCGACTGGCAGGCCTCGGACCTGAACCGCTCGTGGAGCTACGCATTCATGTCACTGGTCAGGCACTCCCCCTCCCACCAGGACCCGCAAGCACTGGCCGCCGGTTGCGCCGAATGGTCGCGCTACATGCATATCCTCGACCGCCAACTGGCCAGCACCGGTGCCTACGTAGCCGGCAGCCAGTTCACCCTGGCCGATATCCCTATCGGCCTCTCGGTCAACCGCTGGTTCGAAACGCCGTTCGAGCACCCGCACCTGCCAGCGGTTCGCGATTATTACGAACGCCTGAGCGAACGCCCGGCCTATCACCTGCATGGCCGTAACGGTACGCCCTAA
- a CDS encoding DUF3077 domain-containing protein: MDNDTPKSRKLNVVRAASRFGNADAELVQMKPQLPMRAALTEASGIMGCITEITRKAIDRPADRKVMMQATFYLAGMAKALIDGQLLQVRQAREGEREP, encoded by the coding sequence ATGGACAACGACACCCCGAAAAGCCGCAAGCTCAATGTCGTGCGTGCAGCGAGCCGGTTTGGCAACGCCGATGCCGAACTGGTGCAGATGAAACCGCAGCTGCCAATGAGGGCCGCACTGACGGAGGCCTCGGGCATCATGGGCTGCATCACTGAAATTACCCGCAAGGCCATCGACAGGCCAGCCGACCGCAAGGTGATGATGCAGGCCACGTTCTATCTGGCCGGCATGGCCAAAGCACTGATCGATGGCCAGCTGCTGCAGGTGCGTCAGGCGCGTGAAGGTGAGCGCGAACCCTAG